The Cryptococcus gattii WM276 chromosome K, complete sequence genome contains the following window.
ACGGAAAAGCCTAAAGTAGAAGAATCCAGGCAGAATGAATGAGATGATCGTAGATCCTGTCGAGCCGACGAAACTCAAAACTGAAACGGAGCCGTCAGTCCTTAATTCTCATTACTTGATAGAAAGCTAGAGACCCACCAATATCAAGTTCATGGACATTGTAAGCAATCAGAAAGCCAGAAACCAGGATACCCAGGGTAAGCACCACGAACTGTAGCTGCGGCATGTCATGCTTGTGATGAGTCTGAGCCTTGACCACCAGCAAATCagcctcttcatcctccgTATCTGTATCACTATCATCTTGAATGCCCCTGTCATCTGCTGGGACACGAGAAACATCCTGGTGACGGAAAATTCCGTGAGTCAGATGATAGAGAGATGCGCGACAAGGTAAGAGCTGGAGTGGGTATGAAAGGCCGACGAGGAGAACGATACCGAGACGACCAATGGCGACGAGGAGAGTGGTGGCGGGGTACCTGGTAAAGGGGGTTAAGTTACATGAGTCAAGGCAGTAATGTAGAAGAAAAATTTACATGGCGATGACGTTACTGTTGACTTTATCGCCAAATGTGAGATATCCCACCTGAATGACACGTTAGTTTGATATTTGCAACAACTGTAGATCAAATCTTACTATTCCAATCTGGGTGTCGTCAGCGCTAATGCTCTTTATAAACGGAACTGTGAACTCACGATTTGGTAAACACCAACAGCAGTCCCGATCGATGATCCGATGACCAcattcatcttcttctgggTCCTGTCCTTCAGCTCATTAAAGATAGGAAACAAATTTTGTGAGCATGTATAGGCAAAGACCTGTATGGGGAAACTTGAAAGAGTGCTTTTGCCAAACTTGAAGAGGACAATCTGCCCTCGCTCTGGACTTGGTCCTTTCAAAGTATACCAGCCGACAACAACGAATACAAGGCTGAGCCTTACATCAGTATCTCTTCCGAAGGATATATACCAGAATGCGAGATACTCACTATACCACGGTAAGAAGGGCGATTTGACTGGTGAATCTCAATGAATCCAAAGTGCGCATAAAAGACAAAGGAGTGATGATTGCCATCCAAACAATGAGCCAGAAATGGGATGCCAGAAGGATAGAGTCGTCTGCTAATGGTTGCTTGACTAGCTTGGCAATAGTGTAGCAGActtgaggaagaagagtctGAATAGGTATCAGATATGATCCCGATACGGCGAATAGCAGAACAGATGACATACCTTGCAGATAATTAAATAGGATATAGACACACCAAAGCATTTGATAGCAATTGCAAGCTTTGTTTGACTCAATTAGTCACACGATCCGTTTATATGCGGTAAAACTACCCACGTCAAAAGCCTTGGTTGCCCAGCCTTTGCCAAAGGTTAACTTGGCAATCTCATTGAAGCTTGCCTTCTTGCCTTCATCGCCTGGCCGGGTTCCAACAACAGTGGCACATCTGCTCAAAAGATAGAGTCCAAATACTGCCGTTGCACCTGAAAGTGCGCAGGAAAAGGACCCCGGTAATAAACCCATCGCAGCGAAAGCACTGGGGAAGGCGAGGGCGCCGGCGCCAAGAATGGTATTACTCAGATTGCTGACTGATGAGATGACCGAGGCATGTCCATTCTTTGGAGCACGTAACGGATAGTCCGCCACTGAAGCACTTGACGATGGCCGTGGCGGTGAAGTTGCGCCATAGCCTGGCTGTTCTGGCATGTCCTGCGAGTCTGAGTCAGACGATGAAAAACGGGATTGGTGAATGGAGTGGTGGTTGCCTGTAGTTGACAGCGATGGGGAGACTGCGGTGAGATGTATGTAGTCGGTAATGGTGGCTGGTGTTATTGGGGAGGCGGAGATATGAATGGGGCCGTGCGTTTATCGGCTACTATTAAGGCGAGTTGATAGGGATCAATTTAGGCAGCAATCATTTTTGGATGGCGACGCATTCATTTATTTATATTTCGCCGCGCATGACATGATGCTCCGCTTCGGCCAAGCCCGAGTGGGGTGGTACGTAACACGCGGAGTTCACGTCCTCTCCGCGCGGCTGACTTGCGACGAaaacaacaacaaacaCATAAACATCCGACGGACTCGCCATACAAACACCAATCTCTACAAGCCGCCAGCCATGCAAGACTTCGACCGGAGAGAGGACTCTCCCATGCCTGTCGTGCAGCCCTATGGTATACTAGCGACCCTCACTCACGTCAAGCGTCAGAATGGCCAGGACTTGAATACATTCCCCATCGACTCAGAGAAGGTGACAATTGGACGGTAAGTTGGTACCG
Protein-coding sequences here:
- a CDS encoding Transporter, putative (Similar to TIGR gene model, INSD accession AAW46200.1); the protein is MPEQPGYGATSPPRPSSSASVADYPLRAPKNGHASVISSVSNLSNTILGAGALAFPSAFAAMGLLPGSFSCALSGATAVFGLYLLSRCATVVGTRPGDEGKKASFNEIAKLTFGKGWATKAFDLAIAIKCFGVSISYLIICKTLLPQVCYTIAKLVKQPLADDSILLASHFWLIVWMAIITPLSFMRTLDSLRFTSQIALLTVVYLVFVVVGWYTLKGPSPERGQIVLFKFGKSTLSSFPIQVFAYTCSQNLFPIFNELKDRTQKKMNVVIGSSIGTAVGVYQIIGIVGYLTFGDKVNSNVIAMYPATTLLVAIGRLGIVLLVGLSYPLQLLPCRASLYHLTHGIFRHQDVSRVPADDRGIQDDSDTDTEDEEADLLVVKAQTHHKHDMPQLQFVVLTLGILVSGFLIAYNVHELDIVLSFVGSTGSTIISFILPGFFYFRLFRDEPGTIKWWALALGIYGLGVMGFCLTFNIIKLVEH